One segment of Methanolinea mesophila DNA contains the following:
- a CDS encoding PKD domain-containing protein, which translates to MVRSTSGGHSGGDRPEGPVFLRTHTITGIVLLTFLLLFCGVVSADVTHVNLSVYPGIADQDNIWNVSFHINTGIVNTTDGFFITFDQNLTADTYFNPECITVTYNGTSAHPDRVVIINNPNPDYPQYQNGTTTVKFDSPMDIPFNNDVLITFSCGIHNLCPISCSGYHVWANTDQECTPVISNNVYLRIPVTAISGTNGTVESPDGFISPPYHIEIFDCGETPTYVITPNLFFSIDEVEVDSVSVVGTEGYVLFPDGHAEYTFPPLVCYHILEAEFEPGGNITINKTSDQEIVSPGEVFTYHISYGNLRPFPAYDATIIDILPEELEFVSASGGGVFNGTAVIWDLGDLDPGETGMVNLTVEVEEDIESATIINCATIYAEDLTPVTSCTEVSVYRLELEKESSVMQAVPGQEYVYTLVFENPGDNPVTNVTITDALPPELIFISASAGGTFDGTSVNWTIGSIPAMGVGEVNFTVRVKDSVQSGILILNCGVITSDQTVPRTACVLVPVVTPEVPELTKTATTSTVFRNETFSYNIHFRNPNVASLSDAYILDPIPYGLEFVSASDNGTLEGQTVNWSLGTLLPGEFGDRTLTVRVDEDAEEGNITNCATIYTDQTDPVVSCVDVTVIEIIPELEKTASVGEVMREEYFTYTIEYENPSGFSLTGATIVDTIPDTLMFVDATGNYTIDDSTITWDIGTIGPYGEGSVSFTVETEEDTPLGTLTNCATLFTDQAEPVESCVNVTVIEIIPQLEKTASVENVTREQTFSYTIEYENPSDFDLTGASLVDIIPDGLEFVSATNPYTFNGTAVIWDLGTIGPYEEGNVTLTVEVERDAEDTITNCATLFTDLTEPVESCTDVHVMEVVPLLEKTASVENVTREQTFSYTIEYENPSEFSLTGASLVDILPYGLEFVSATAPYTYNGTAVIWNLGTIGPYEEGSVTLTVEVERDAEDTITNCATLFTDLSEPVESCADVHVMEIVPLLEKTASVENVTREQTFSYTIEYENPSEFSLTGASLVDIIPDGLEFVSATDPYTFNGTAVIWNLGTIGPYGEGSVTLTVEVEEDAVDTITNCATLFTDLSEPVESCTDVHVMVVEPTLEKTASVGEVMREEYFTYTIEYENPSGFSLTGATIVDTIPDTLMFVNATGDYTLENSTITWDVGTIGPYGEGSVSFTVETEEDTPLGTLVNCATLYTDQTEPVEDCVNVTVIEIIPQLEKTASVENVTREQTFSYTIEYENPSDFDLTGASLVDIIPDGLEFVSATNPYTFNGTAVIWDLGTIGPYEEGNVTLTVEVEEDAEDTITNCATLFTDQADPVESCTDVHVMEVVPELEKTASVENVTREQTFSYTIEWENPSDFALTGASLVDIIPDGLEFVSATNPYTFNGTAVIWDLGTIGPYDEGSVTLTVEVEEDAEDTITNCATLFTDQADPVESCTDVHVMEVVPELEKTASVENVTREQTFSYTIEWENPSTFDLTGASLVDILPEYVEFVDATGPFTFNGTAVIWDLGTLSPDSGGEVLLFVKIATDAPAGTITNCATLFTDLSEPVESCTDVHVIEVLPELEKTASVENVTREETFTYTIEWENPSDFDLTNASLVDIIPDGLEFVSATNPYTFNGTAVIWDLGTIGPYEEGNVTLTVEVEEDAEDTITNCATLFTDQTEPVESCTDVHVMEVVPELEKTASVDNVAREETFTYTIEYENPSGFSLTRAIIVDTIPDGLEFVNATGDWTLEDSTVTWYIGTLGPYEEGNVTLTVEVEEDAPEGIITNCALLLTDETETVQDCTNVTVVGCVPAVELEKTSSQPEVAPGESFVYTIEYENSCCGNLTGVVVSDHLPDEVVFVSATHGGTYDGNNVTWSIGEVPACAEGELEIIVQVPLIIVDPAVDNVVTFFSDQVTTTTTNTVVINPARIPDPHKVIVYPPVARFVAIPRTGGSPLSVKFMDFSTGSPTAWLWDFGDNTTSHLRNPTHIYTNPGTYTVTLTAMNDWGANTVIKTGEIKVAVPSQTTSGSSSGSSILDRIRPPWYHG; encoded by the coding sequence ATGGTGCGCAGTACTTCAGGTGGCCATAGCGGAGGGGACCGGCCGGAAGGGCCGGTTTTTCTTCGGACACACACTATTACCGGTATCGTTCTTCTGACTTTTCTCCTGCTCTTCTGCGGGGTGGTTTCGGCGGATGTCACGCACGTGAATCTCTCGGTATATCCCGGAATCGCAGACCAGGACAATATATGGAACGTTTCGTTTCATATCAACACGGGGATTGTGAACACCACAGACGGGTTCTTCATCACGTTCGACCAGAATCTGACGGCCGATACGTACTTCAACCCGGAATGTATCACCGTGACCTACAACGGGACGTCTGCTCATCCCGACCGGGTTGTCATTATCAATAACCCAAATCCCGATTATCCCCAATACCAGAACGGGACGACCACGGTCAAATTCGACAGTCCGATGGATATTCCGTTCAACAACGATGTTCTGATCACGTTCTCCTGCGGGATTCATAACCTCTGCCCGATCAGCTGCTCGGGGTATCATGTCTGGGCGAATACCGACCAGGAATGCACCCCCGTTATCAGCAACAATGTGTATCTCAGGATACCCGTCACTGCAATATCGGGCACCAACGGAACGGTGGAGTCTCCGGACGGGTTTATCTCTCCTCCCTACCACATCGAGATCTTCGATTGCGGTGAGACCCCTACCTATGTGATCACCCCCAACCTGTTCTTCTCCATAGATGAGGTCGAGGTCGATTCGGTCTCCGTCGTCGGTACCGAGGGGTACGTGCTCTTCCCCGACGGGCATGCGGAATACACGTTCCCGCCGCTCGTCTGTTACCACATCCTCGAGGCGGAGTTCGAGCCGGGTGGCAACATTACAATCAACAAGACTTCAGACCAGGAAATTGTTTCACCGGGAGAGGTGTTTACCTACCATATTTCGTACGGGAATTTACGGCCATTCCCTGCATATGATGCCACAATTATAGATATCCTGCCCGAAGAGCTCGAGTTTGTCTCCGCATCGGGAGGAGGTGTCTTCAACGGGACCGCGGTAATATGGGATCTCGGTGATCTTGACCCCGGAGAGACCGGGATGGTGAACCTCACGGTTGAAGTTGAAGAAGATATCGAGAGTGCGACCATCATCAACTGCGCCACCATCTATGCCGAAGACCTGACTCCGGTGACCTCCTGCACTGAGGTCAGCGTGTACCGACTCGAGCTGGAGAAAGAGAGTTCGGTGATGCAGGCGGTCCCGGGGCAGGAATATGTCTACACCCTGGTGTTCGAGAATCCCGGCGATAACCCCGTCACCAATGTCACTATTACTGACGCGCTCCCGCCCGAACTTATCTTCATCTCAGCCTCGGCAGGGGGTACGTTTGACGGCACCTCCGTAAACTGGACCATCGGCAGCATTCCGGCGATGGGCGTGGGAGAAGTGAACTTTACCGTGCGGGTAAAAGATTCCGTGCAGAGCGGTATCCTGATCCTGAACTGCGGCGTCATCACGTCGGACCAGACCGTGCCGCGCACCGCATGCGTCCTGGTCCCGGTGGTCACTCCTGAGGTCCCCGAACTGACGAAGACCGCGACGACCTCCACAGTGTTCCGGAACGAGACCTTCAGTTACAACATTCATTTCAGGAACCCGAACGTTGCCAGCCTGAGCGATGCGTACATCCTCGATCCGATCCCTTACGGCCTGGAATTCGTATCGGCTTCGGATAACGGAACTCTCGAGGGGCAGACCGTGAACTGGAGCCTTGGGACGTTGTTACCCGGGGAATTCGGTGATCGGACGCTTACCGTCAGGGTTGACGAGGATGCAGAAGAGGGAAACATCACCAACTGCGCCACCATCTACACGGACCAGACGGATCCCGTAGTGAGTTGTGTGGATGTCACGGTAATCGAGATAATCCCTGAACTTGAGAAGACCGCTTCGGTGGGAGAGGTCATGCGAGAGGAATACTTCACCTATACGATCGAGTACGAGAACCCCTCCGGATTCAGCCTCACCGGCGCCACCATCGTCGATACCATCCCAGACACGCTTATGTTCGTGGATGCGACCGGGAACTACACCATTGATGATTCTACCATCACCTGGGATATCGGGACCATAGGACCCTACGGGGAGGGATCCGTGAGTTTCACCGTCGAGACCGAGGAGGATACACCTCTCGGGACGCTCACGAATTGTGCCACTCTCTTCACTGATCAGGCAGAACCCGTGGAAAGCTGCGTCAATGTTACGGTAATCGAAATAATTCCCCAACTGGAAAAGACCGCCTCCGTTGAAAACGTCACCAGGGAACAGACCTTCTCCTACACCATCGAGTATGAGAACCCCTCGGACTTTGACCTGACCGGCGCGTCGCTGGTCGATATCATTCCCGACGGGCTGGAGTTCGTGAGCGCCACCAACCCCTACACCTTTAACGGAACCGCCGTGATCTGGGACCTCGGGACCATCGGGCCCTACGAAGAGGGTAACGTGACTCTCACCGTCGAAGTCGAGCGGGATGCGGAAGACACCATCACCAACTGCGCCACCCTCTTCACCGACCTCACCGAGCCTGTAGAAAGCTGCACCGATGTTCACGTGATGGAGGTCGTGCCCCTGTTGGAGAAGACCGCTTCCGTTGAAAACGTCACCAGGGAACAGACCTTCTCCTACACCATCGAGTATGAGAACCCCTCGGAGTTCAGCCTCACCGGGGCATCGCTGGTCGATATCCTTCCCTACGGTCTGGAGTTCGTAAGCGCGACCGCGCCCTATACCTATAACGGAACCGCCGTCATCTGGAACCTCGGGACCATCGGGCCCTACGAAGAAGGGAGCGTGACCCTCACCGTCGAAGTCGAGCGGGATGCGGAAGACACCATCACCAACTGCGCCACCCTCTTCACCGACCTCTCCGAACCTGTAGAAAGCTGCGCCGATGTTCACGTGATGGAGATCGTGCCCCTGTTGGAGAAAACCGCCTCCGTTGAAAACGTCACCAGGGAACAGACCTTCTCCTACACCATCGAGTATGAGAACCCCTCGGAGTTCAGCCTCACCGGGGCATCGCTGGTCGATATCATCCCCGACGGGCTGGAGTTCGTGAGCGCGACCGACCCCTACACCTTTAACGGTACTGCCGTCATCTGGAACCTCGGGACCATCGGGCCTTACGGAGAAGGAAGCGTGACACTCACCGTCGAGGTCGAGGAAGATGCGGTAGATACCATCACCAACTGCGCCACACTCTTCACCGACCTTTCCGAGCCTGTTGAGAGCTGCACCGATGTTCACGTGATGGTGGTTGAGCCCACGCTGGAGAAGACCGCTTCGGTGGGAGAGGTCATGCGAGAGGAATACTTCACCTATACGATCGAGTACGAGAACCCCTCCGGATTCAGTCTCACGGGAGCGACCATCGTGGATACTATCCCTGACACGCTTATGTTCGTCAACGCCACCGGGGACTATACTCTCGAGAATTCGACCATTACCTGGGATGTCGGGACTATCGGACCCTACGGGGAGGGATCCGTGAGTTTCACCGTCGAGACCGAGGAGGATACACCTCTGGGGACACTCGTGAATTGTGCCACCCTTTACACCGACCAGACCGAGCCGGTTGAAGATTGCGTGAATGTGACGGTTATCGAAATAATTCCCCAACTGGAGAAGACCGCCTCCGTTGAAAACGTCACCAGGGAACAGACCTTCTCCTACACCATCGAGTATGAGAACCCCTCGGACTTCGACCTGACCGGGGCATCGCTGGTCGATATCATTCCCGACGGGCTGGAGTTCGTGAGCGCCACCAACCCCTACACCTTTAACGGGACCGCCGTGATCTGGGACCTCGGGACCATCGGGCCTTATGAAGAAGGAAATGTGACTCTCACCGTCGAGGTCGAGGAAGATGCGGAAGATACCATTACCAACTGCGCCACCCTCTTCACCGACCAGGCAGATCCAGTGGAGAGCTGCACCGACGTTCACGTAATGGAGGTCGTACCTGAACTGGAGAAGACCGCATCCGTTGAAAACGTTACAAGGGAACAGACCTTCTCTTACACCATCGAGTGGGAGAACCCCTCGGACTTCGCCCTGACCGGGGCATCGCTGGTCGATATCATTCCCGACGGGCTGGAGTTCGTGAGCGCCACCAACCCCTACACCTTTAACGGGACCGCCGTGATCTGGGACCTCGGGACCATCGGGCCATATGATGAAGGAAGCGTGACCCTCACCGTCGAGGTCGAGGAAGATGCGGAAGACACCATTACCAACTGCGCCACCCTCTTCACCGACCAGGCAGATCCAGTGGAGAGCTGCACCGACGTTCACGTAATGGAGGTCGTACCTGAACTGGAGAAGACCGCCTCTGTTGAAAACGTCACCAGGGAACAGACATTCTCCTACACCATCGAATGGGAGAACCCCTCGACCTTCGACCTGACCGGGGCGTCACTGGTGGATATTCTGCCTGAATACGTGGAGTTCGTCGATGCCACAGGACCCTTCACCTTCAACGGAACCGCGGTTATCTGGGACCTTGGTACCCTCTCGCCCGACAGCGGAGGTGAGGTTCTCCTGTTTGTCAAGATAGCGACCGATGCTCCCGCCGGCACCATCACCAACTGCGCAACCCTCTTCACCGACCTCTCCGAGCCCGTGGAGAGCTGCACCGACGTTCACGTGATTGAAGTCCTGCCCGAATTGGAGAAGACCGCCTCCGTTGAAAACGTTACACGGGAAGAGACGTTCACCTACACCATCGAATGGGAGAACCCCTCGGACTTCGACCTGACCAATGCATCGCTGGTCGATATCATTCCCGACGGGCTGGAGTTCGTGAGCGCCACCAACCCCTACACCTTTAACGGTACCGCCGTCATCTGGGACCTCGGGACCATCGGACCTTACGAAGAGGGTAACGTGACCCTCACCGTCGAAGTAGAGGAAGATGCGGAAGACACCATCACCAATTGCGCCACCCTCTTCACCGACCAGACGGAGCCCGTGGAGAGCTGCACCGATGTTCACGTGATGGAGGTCGTGCCCGAACTGGAGAAGACCGCATCCGTTGACAACGTTGCACGGGAAGAGACGTTCACCTATACCATCGAGTACGAGAACCCCTCCGGGTTTAGCCTGACCCGGGCGATTATCGTCGATACCATCCCCGACGGACTGGAGTTCGTGAATGCCACAGGTGACTGGACCCTGGAAGATTCGACCGTCACCTGGTATATCGGCACCCTCGGGCCTTACGAAGAAGGTAACGTGACCCTCACCGTCGAGGTCGAGGAAGATGCTCCCGAAGGAATCATCACCAACTGTGCGCTGCTCCTCACCGACGAGACCGAGACCGTGCAGGACTGCACGAACGTGACCGTAGTCGGCTGCGTCCCGGCAGTCGAACTGGAGAAGACTTCATCCCAGCCGGAGGTCGCGCCGGGTGAGTCCTTCGTGTACACGATCGAATACGAGAATTCCTGCTGCGGAAACCTGACCGGCGTGGTCGTCTCCGATCATCTCCCCGATGAGGTGGTGTTCGTGTCGGCGACGCACGGCGGGACCTACGACGGCAACAACGTCACCTGGAGCATCGGGGAAGTTCCGGCCTGCGCCGAGGGAGAACTCGAGATCATCGTCCAGGTCCCCCTGATCATCGTCGACCCGGCGGTGGACAACGTAGTGACGTTCTTCTCCGACCAGGTGACCACCACCACCACCAATACGGTAGTGATCAACCCGGCCAGGATACCCGATCCGCACAAAGTGATCGTGTATCCCCCGGTCGCCAGGTTCGTGGCCATACCGAGGACAGGCGGTTCACCGCTCTCGGTGAAGTTCATGGACTTCTCTACAGGCTCACCAACGGCATGGCTCTGGGACTTTGGTGACAACACCACCTCGCACCTGAGAAACCCGACCCACATCTACACCAACCCGGGAACCTACACGGTAACCCTGACCGCGATGAACGACTGGGGGGCAAATACCGTGATCAAGACAGGTGAGATCAAGGTGGCGGTCCCCAGCCAGACCACTTCAGGAAGCAGTTCCGGATCAAGCATCCTCGACCGGATAAGGCCCCCGTGGTATCACGGGTGA
- a CDS encoding DUF473 domain-containing protein: MKAFALTGIAPEVIRELKLGKPRTIELQSTHNVVTLSRVNPGTPVFMTSVDMEDLTAGDSGIMVDVLSVSIMMKRMMEFTQGYHYEERERMSARIKVKCAASATVKSVTHEGLVHPVEVEVVRSSCYHAG, translated from the coding sequence ATGAAGGCATTCGCATTGACAGGAATTGCTCCCGAAGTGATCAGGGAATTGAAGTTGGGGAAACCACGGACCATTGAACTGCAGAGCACCCACAATGTGGTCACCCTCTCGAGGGTGAACCCGGGCACGCCGGTTTTCATGACCTCGGTGGATATGGAGGACCTTACCGCGGGGGACAGCGGTATCATGGTGGATGTGCTCTCGGTGAGCATCATGATGAAAAGGATGATGGAGTTTACCCAGGGATATCATTACGAGGAGCGGGAAAGGATGTCCGCGAGGATTAAGGTCAAGTGCGCAGCATCCGCAACGGTGAAAAGTGTGACACACGAGGGGCTGGTCCACCCGGTCGAGGTGGAAGTGGTCAGATCATCCTGCTATCATGCAGGATAA
- a CDS encoding proteasome assembly chaperone family protein, with product MSPEPNSDIRIFSKPLSNENTSVLMGFPGSGLVGSIALQYMVDQLEFTQIGSMNSKYFPPLAMMNKGVINVPVRFYEKDDLAVIVADIPVHPMICYEVANGLMDWLEPHKVREVITIAGIVTNEPEKRVFGVATTEEALPRIQDHTIILPIGSISGIASSILTECKLRNIPAYGLLGETINAPDPRSSAATIEVLNKMYNLELEVKPLLEQAEEIESTMHKLAEQVQTAEQMPKKEQLPMYG from the coding sequence ATGTCACCCGAACCGAATTCCGATATCAGGATTTTTTCAAAACCGCTCTCGAATGAGAACACCTCAGTGTTAATGGGGTTTCCCGGGAGCGGACTCGTGGGAAGCATTGCGCTCCAGTACATGGTCGACCAGCTCGAGTTTACCCAGATTGGGAGCATGAACAGCAAATATTTCCCTCCGCTCGCAATGATGAACAAAGGGGTGATCAACGTCCCGGTACGATTTTACGAGAAAGACGACCTCGCGGTGATCGTCGCGGATATTCCGGTCCACCCCATGATCTGTTACGAGGTGGCGAACGGTCTCATGGACTGGCTCGAGCCGCATAAGGTCCGGGAGGTGATCACCATCGCGGGGATCGTCACGAATGAACCGGAAAAAAGGGTGTTCGGGGTTGCAACCACCGAGGAGGCGCTTCCACGGATCCAGGACCACACCATCATCCTTCCCATAGGAAGCATATCGGGTATCGCGAGCAGCATTCTCACCGAGTGCAAGCTTCGGAATATCCCGGCCTATGGCCTCCTTGGGGAGACGATAAACGCGCCCGACCCCCGTTCGTCCGCGGCAACGATCGAGGTCCTGAACAAGATGTACAACCTGGAGCTCGAGGTAAAGCCACTCCTCGAACAGGCTGAAGAGATCGAGTCGACCATGCACAAGCTCGCGGAGCAGGTCCAGACCGCCGAGCAGATGCCGAAGAAAGAACAGCTTCCGATGTACGGGTGA
- a CDS encoding DUF5611 family protein, whose product MQEYQVKRTSIKTLPVAMVDQLKECFGAEVTEKDGHYRIGYGALTRMEVSLGPGGKTLVVDTESDTGASDETIIDTNKRFRVYLERVTGFTAKERLKKAKKMCEE is encoded by the coding sequence ATGCAAGAGTATCAGGTGAAGAGAACCTCCATAAAGACGCTCCCTGTCGCCATGGTCGATCAGCTGAAGGAATGTTTCGGTGCGGAGGTCACGGAGAAGGACGGGCATTACCGGATCGGGTACGGGGCACTCACCCGTATGGAGGTCAGTCTCGGTCCCGGGGGAAAGACCCTGGTGGTCGATACCGAGTCGGACACGGGTGCGTCCGATGAGACCATCATTGACACGAACAAGAGGTTCCGTGTCTATCTTGAACGGGTTACCGGATTTACCGCCAAAGAACGGTTAAAAAAAGCAAAAAAGATGTGCGAGGAATAA
- the leuS gene encoding leucine--tRNA ligase: MSAFDMRQMEESALSAWEHAFESDPSDREKFYLTVAYPYPSGAMHVGHGRTYIVPDVIARFWRMRGREVLYPMAFHVTGAPVIGISKRIAKRDPKAISLYRDLYKVPEDVLEQFVDPLAIVQHFSQEYQRVMRECGLSIDWRRRFTTVDPTYSKFIEWQWKHLHEKGHVLKGAHPVRYCPQCENPVGDHDLLEGDKAEIIKFVLVMFRYGDAFIPTATLRPETIYGVTNLWVNPEVTYVKAMVDGIPWVVSVQAAEKLSLQDHSVEVIEKIPGSTLVDKTVSHPLCGEVPILPATFVDPDMASGMVMSVPAHAPFDYIALRDLQEKGRYTGITPVPLIRVPGYGEVPAKDAVERAGIRNQQDTRMDALTQEVYSAEFSSGKLFERYGGEPVRQARDTVGEMMIAQYGSKVMYEFDSRPIVCRCGGQVFVKILHDQWFLQYSDPEWKAEVASHLRDMDLVPPEVRAEFERTIDWLKDWACTRRVGLGTRLPWDPAWLIEPLSDSTIYMAYYTIAHMIREFDPAVLTPEVFDYVFLGRESPGLPDRERLDRLRSEFLFWYPYDFRFSAKDLISNHLTFQLFHHVAIFPRECLPRGMVVFGMGLLNGAKMSSSKGNVFLLEDAVQEFGADTVRMFLIGSAEPWQDFDWRNELVSSTRKQIERFYNTVSEPLQPGNGGGALDRWLLSRLQAHIARTTESLERFQTRQALQEAFFAVESDLRWYRRRLGDSATGGSALHDLCSAWVRLLAPVIPFTCEQLWKDLGGEGLVSFAPWPVPDETAVAPDLELAEELLLRTVEDIESIKKIIQMEPASITIYIAPEWKQNIFAIVAGSEDRNQAIKEVMKDQELKVRGKETADTTRACVTLVHRLPPQLVERILAGAPDEMAIFSGAKKFLEAEFGIPVTIARAEESGHAKAGSALPFKPAIVME, translated from the coding sequence GTGAGTGCATTTGATATGCGGCAGATGGAGGAGTCTGCACTTTCGGCATGGGAACATGCCTTTGAATCGGACCCGTCGGATCGGGAGAAGTTCTACCTCACCGTAGCGTATCCGTATCCCTCCGGGGCCATGCATGTGGGCCACGGCAGGACATATATCGTTCCTGACGTCATCGCCCGGTTCTGGAGAATGAGGGGAAGGGAGGTCCTCTACCCCATGGCATTCCACGTAACCGGCGCACCGGTTATCGGGATCTCCAAGAGGATCGCGAAAAGAGACCCGAAAGCGATCAGCCTGTACCGGGACCTCTACAAGGTGCCTGAGGATGTACTGGAACAGTTCGTCGACCCCCTGGCAATCGTTCAGCATTTTTCACAGGAATACCAGCGGGTGATGCGGGAATGCGGTCTTTCCATCGACTGGAGGCGGCGGTTCACTACAGTGGACCCCACGTACAGCAAGTTTATCGAATGGCAGTGGAAGCATCTCCATGAGAAAGGGCACGTACTCAAGGGGGCCCACCCGGTCCGCTACTGCCCGCAATGTGAAAACCCGGTAGGAGATCACGATCTTCTTGAAGGGGACAAGGCTGAGATCATAAAATTCGTCCTGGTCATGTTCAGGTATGGGGACGCGTTCATCCCCACCGCGACTCTCCGGCCCGAGACGATCTACGGGGTGACCAACCTCTGGGTGAACCCTGAAGTCACTTATGTGAAGGCAATGGTAGACGGCATCCCCTGGGTAGTGAGTGTCCAGGCGGCGGAGAAACTATCCCTGCAGGACCACTCCGTGGAGGTGATCGAGAAAATCCCCGGCAGCACCCTGGTCGATAAGACGGTCTCGCATCCGTTATGCGGGGAAGTTCCCATCCTGCCCGCTACGTTCGTAGACCCGGATATGGCATCAGGAATGGTGATGAGCGTCCCGGCACACGCCCCCTTCGATTATATCGCGTTGCGCGACCTCCAGGAAAAGGGCAGATATACCGGCATCACTCCCGTTCCGCTCATCAGGGTCCCGGGGTACGGGGAAGTCCCCGCAAAGGACGCGGTGGAACGGGCGGGAATCCGGAACCAGCAGGACACCCGTATGGACGCCCTCACCCAGGAGGTCTACAGCGCCGAGTTTTCGTCCGGAAAACTCTTCGAGCGGTACGGGGGTGAGCCCGTCCGCCAGGCCAGGGACACCGTAGGCGAGATGATGATCGCCCAGTACGGATCGAAAGTGATGTACGAGTTCGATTCCCGGCCCATCGTCTGCAGGTGCGGGGGCCAGGTCTTCGTGAAGATCCTTCATGACCAGTGGTTCCTCCAGTACAGCGACCCGGAATGGAAGGCCGAGGTTGCATCCCACTTACGCGACATGGACCTCGTTCCCCCCGAGGTCCGTGCAGAGTTCGAGAGGACTATCGACTGGCTGAAGGACTGGGCCTGCACGAGAAGGGTCGGTCTGGGAACCAGGCTCCCCTGGGACCCGGCCTGGTTGATAGAGCCGCTCTCCGACTCCACGATCTACATGGCGTACTATACCATCGCCCACATGATCCGGGAGTTCGATCCCGCGGTACTCACCCCGGAGGTGTTCGATTACGTATTCCTCGGCAGGGAGTCCCCCGGGCTTCCGGATCGGGAGAGGCTCGACCGCCTCCGGTCGGAGTTTCTCTTCTGGTACCCCTATGACTTCAGGTTCTCGGCAAAAGACCTGATATCGAACCACCTGACGTTCCAGCTCTTCCATCACGTGGCGATATTTCCACGTGAATGCCTCCCGCGGGGCATGGTAGTCTTCGGAATGGGCCTCCTGAACGGGGCGAAGATGTCCTCCTCGAAAGGGAATGTATTCCTTCTCGAAGATGCGGTACAGGAGTTCGGTGCCGACACGGTGAGGATGTTCCTCATTGGAAGCGCGGAGCCCTGGCAGGATTTCGATTGGAGGAACGAGCTGGTCTCTTCCACGCGTAAGCAGATAGAACGCTTTTACAATACCGTTTCGGAACCTCTGCAGCCCGGGAACGGGGGAGGCGCACTTGACCGGTGGCTGCTCTCCCGGCTCCAGGCGCATATCGCGAGGACCACCGAGTCCCTCGAACGGTTCCAGACCCGGCAGGCGCTCCAGGAGGCATTCTTCGCCGTCGAATCCGATCTCAGGTGGTACCGCCGCAGGCTTGGGGATAGCGCAACGGGCGGCAGTGCGCTCCATGACCTCTGCTCGGCCTGGGTAAGGCTGCTGGCGCCGGTGATCCCGTTCACCTGCGAGCAGCTGTGGAAAGACCTCGGGGGCGAAGGTCTCGTCTCGTTCGCACCCTGGCCGGTCCCGGACGAGACCGCGGTTGCGCCGGACCTGGAGCTGGCGGAGGAGCTGCTGCTCCGGACCGTGGAAGACATCGAGTCCATCAAGAAGATCATCCAGATGGAGCCTGCATCCATTACCATTTATATCGCACCCGAATGGAAACAGAATATATTCGCGATCGTTGCGGGTTCAGAAGACCGGAACCAGGCGATCAAAGAGGTCATGAAAGACCAGGAACTGAAGGTCAGGGGGAAGGAGACCGCCGATACCACCCGCGCCTGCGTCACTCTGGTGCACCGGCTTCCCCCTCAGCTGGTGGAACGGATCCTTGCCGGAGCCCCGGACGAAATGGCGATCTTCAGCGGGGCAAAGAAATTCCTCGAAGCGGAGTTCGGCATCCCGGTAACGATTGCACGTGCAGAAGAGAGCGGGCATGCGAAGGCGGGATCGGCACTCCCCTTCAAACCCGCGATTGTAATGGAATGA